Genomic segment of Streptosporangium sp. NBC_01755:
CTGGCGGCGGGCCTCCGCCACCGCGATCGCCGCCGCGACCGAGACGTTGAACGAGCCGACCCGGCCCACCTGCGGGATGTAGCAGACGCCGTCGGCGGCCTCCAGCAGTGCGGGGGAGCAGCCGTGGTCCTCGCTGCCCACCACCAGGCACACGTCGCCGCCCAGCTTGGCCTCAGACAGGGGTACCGCGTCGCCGGTCAACTCCACCGCGACCACCGTGAACCCGTCGTCCCTGGCCGCCCGTACGGCCTCCAGGGCGGGCACCGGCTCCTCCCAGGCCACCAGGCGGTCGGTGCCCAGCGCGGTCTTCTGCGCCTTGGGGTTGGTCGGAGGGGTGGCGTTGCCCGCCAGCCAGATCCGCTCCACCCCGAAGGCGGCGGCCGTGCGGAAGATGGAACCGATGTTGAACGGGCC
This window contains:
- a CDS encoding TrmH family RNA methyltransferase, with the translated sequence MTANPRRQLRPTDVKRLNRTWRRNTEGRIALILESVTGPFNIGSIFRTAAAFGVERIWLAGNATPPTNPKAQKTALGTDRLVAWEEPVPALEAVRAARDDGFTVVAVELTGDAVPLSEAKLGGDVCLVVGSEDHGCSPALLEAADGVCYIPQVGRVGSFNVSVAAAIAVAEARRQEWSGKALPED